One Cryptomeria japonica chromosome 9, Sugi_1.0, whole genome shotgun sequence genomic window carries:
- the LOC131038822 gene encoding L-type lectin-domain containing receptor kinase IV.2-like — translation MTFVFERHGSEIAVFEWVFGNILCRSGQFVSVDLRVKKSGFRDENLLGYGGFGRVYRGTLPSGEEITVKCITKDCREGMKEFIAEISSLGRFQGAGAEKISASSSSTTTCPTEAMYKNFVCLRSFLLDYLTPRQDRHMDSKLSFPSKKDARFSGLFSPLQHKPPTQKKHYSERSNSIAKMQILILCLSIILTAAQGVHQNTTFVFNHFNTTTTIKYVAAASIQSNAIRLTNHSERVIGRAYLDKAVPMKRNGSVISFSTSFIFAIVPHARSGGADGLCFVMTPTTALKGAFATQYLGLLNISSDGKDYNHLFAVEFDTSQSIGVDNKDGNHVGIDLNGVKSLLAEPAGYWEGNSLTPINLKSGHNIRAWIDYDGASKQLDISIAAIGEAKPQKALVSKKDLDLDGIIEEYMYVGFSASTGSSPLVEDHYILAWSFTTGSDKAPDLDILNLPSFYVKIPKFHNSAKFRSIIIICSTAISLGLILITFFKLKKEDYTEFDKKWKLQYWPHKFDYRELNFTTKNPPEQGIWHSVLPQGFRDDNLLGYGGFGQVYRGTLPSGEEIAVKCITKDLAEGMEEFMAEISSLGRLQHRNLVPLKGWCRKNERIFIIYDYMSNGSLERNLYSPELNLTWRHRHKILTDVASGLLYLHEQWDKKVVHRDIKPSNILLDYDLNGRVGDFGLARLYDHSQRPQTTHVVGTLGYIAPELIHSGKASPSTDVFSFGALMLEVVCGKKPVDAQGVILVEWVWDLYANERLLDATDQRLGENYDKGEAEIVLVVGLICSNPDPRKRLGMRKVLQILCGEAALPVGLHVPSAF, via the exons GGTTTCAGGGACGAGAATCTTCTAGGCTATGGGGGCTTTGGGCGGGTATACAGGGGCACTCTGCCTTCCGGCGAAGAAATCACCGTGAAATGCATCACGAAAGACTGCAGGGAAGGAATGAAGGAATTCATTGCAGAAATCTCCAGCCTTGGGAGATTTCAAGGGGCTGGTGCAGAAAAAATAAGCGCCTCTTCATCATCTACGACTACATGTCCAACGGAAGCCATGTATAAGAATTTTGTGTGTCTGAGGTCAT TCCTCCTCGACTACCTCACTCCACGACAAGATCGCCACATGGACTCAAAATTATCTTTCCCCTCTAAAAAGGATGCTCGTTTTTCTGGACTCTTCTCCCCATTACAACACAAACCGCCCACTCAAAAGAAACACTACTCAGAGAGATCTAATTCAATAGCGAAGATGCAGATTCTGATTCTCTGCCTCTCAATCATTCTAACGGCAGCTCAGGGTGTTCACCAGAACACAACTTTCGTCTTCAACCACTTCAACACCACAACCACAATCAAATATGTTGCGGCTGCCTCCATACAATCCAACGCAATCCGCCTCACAAATCACTCCGAGCGCGTCATTGGCCGTGCCTATTTGGACAAGGCCGTCCCCATGAAAAGAAATGGCTCTGTAATCTCATTCAGCACAAGTTTCATATTCGCCATCGTCCCACATGCCCGCTCGGGCGGGGCCGACGGGCTCTGCTTCGTCATGACGCCCACCACCGCTCTCAAAGGCGCTTTCGCCACGCAGTACCTGGGCCTCCTCAACATATCCAGCGATGGTAAAGACTACAACCATCTTTTCGCTGTAGAATTCGACACAAGTCAGAGCATTGGCGTAGATAATAAGGACGGCAACCATGTGGGAATCGATCTCAACGGCGTCAAATCGTTGTTGGCTGAACCTGCTGGTTATTGGGAAGGGAACAGTTTGACGCCCATTAATCTGAAGAGCGGGCATAATATAAGGGCCTGGATCGACTATGACGGCGCTTCTAAACAGCTGGACATAAGTATTGCAGCAATTGGAGAGGCGAAGCCGCAGAAAGCCCTGGTGTCGAAGAAAGATTTGGATTTGGACGGTATTATAGAAGAGTACATGTACGTTGGGTTTTCTGCGTCTACAG GTAGTTCTCCTCTAGTTGAGGACCATTACATTCTAGCATGGAGCTTCACAACTGGTAGTGATAAGGCTCCAGATCTAGACATTTTGAATCTTCCTTCCTTTTATGTCAAAATCCCCAAGTTCCACAATTCTGCAAAGTTCAGATCCATTATTATAATATGTTCCACAGCTATCAGCTTGGGACTCATTCTCATTACATTTTTCAAGCTAAAAAAGGAGGACTACACAGAATTCGATAAAAAATGGAAGCTGCAATATTGGCCACATAAATTTGATTACAGAGAGCTCAACTTTACCACAAAG AATCCTCCTGAACAAGGTATTTGGCACTCTGTTTTACCGCAGGGTTTCAGGGACGACAATCTTCTGGGCTATGGGGGCTTTGGACAGGTATACAGGGGCACTCTGCCTTCCGGCGAAGAAATCGCCGTGAAATGCATCACAAAAGATTTAGCAGAAGGAATGGAGGAATTCATGGCAGAAATTTCCAGCCTTGGGAGGCTGCAGCATCGGAATCTAGTGCCCCTCAAGGGTTGGTGCAGAAAAAATGAGCGCATCTTCATCATCTATGACTACATGTCCAACGGAAGCCTTGAAAGAAATTTGTACAGTCCAGAATTGAATCTTACATGGCGTCACAGACACAAAATTCTTACGGATGTAGCCAGCGGCCTGCTTTACTTACACGAGCAGTGGGATAAAAAAGTGGTGCACAGGGACATTAAACCCAGCAATATATTATTGGACTATGATCTGAACGGCCGGGTGGGGGATTTTGGCTTAGCAAGGTTATATGATCACAGCCAAAGACCCCAAACTACTCATGTGGTGGGCACTCTGGGGTACATTGCACCTGAGCTTATACATTCTGGTAAGGCTTCTCCTTCAACAGATGTTTTCAGCTTTGGGGCTCTTATGCTGGAGGTTGTCTGCGGAAAGAAACCTGTAGACGCCCAAGGTGTGATTTTGGTTGAGTGGGTTTGGGATCTGTATGCAAATGAGAGGTTACTGGATGCTACTGATCAGAGGCTTGGGGAGAATTACGATAAGGGTGAGGCTGAGATTGTGCTTGTAGTGGGGCTCATTTGTTCAAACCCTGATCCGCGGAAGAGGCTTGGTATGAGGAAAGTGTTGCAGATACTTTGCGGTGAGGCTGCTTTGCCTGTGGGTCTTCATGTACCTTCAGCTTTTTAA